A window of the Arachis duranensis cultivar V14167 chromosome 5, aradu.V14167.gnm2.J7QH, whole genome shotgun sequence genome harbors these coding sequences:
- the LOC107490247 gene encoding serpin-ZX-like: MTRKRKSLSNSAPNDAAAPDATTNDGEKATSAPVITPEFRLANHLLLSKKSGGYKNVAFSPLCIKLLLSIVAAGSNGPVCDELLSFLRSESINHLNSVATQLLSSVLVDPFSSGGLLLSYTNGVWVDKRLSLKPSFSQILENTYKSTLTSLDFTNKVNF; the protein is encoded by the coding sequence AtgacaaggaaaagaaaatcacTCTCCAACTCTGCTCCCAACGACGCTGCCGCCCCCGACGCCACCACCAACGATGGTGAAAAAGCAACATCCGCTCCGGTGATCACTCCTGAATTCAGGCTTGCAAATCACTTGCTACTCTCCAAAAAAAGTGGCGGTTACAAGAACGTTGCTTTTTCGCCTTTGTGCATCAAACTCCTTCTTAGCATTGTCGCCGCCGGGTCTAACGGCCCGGTTTGTGACGAACTCCTCTCATTCCTCCGATCAGAATCCATCAACCATCTCAACTCCGTGGCAACTCAGCTCTTGTCCTCCGTGCTTGTCGACCCTTTTTCGAGCGGCGGACTTCTCCTCTCTTACACGAATGGTGTTTGGGTTGACAAAAGGCTATCTCTAAAGCCTTCCTTCTCACAAATTTTGGAGAACACTTACAAGTCCACTTTGACTTCACTTGATTTCACAAACAAGgtaaatttttag
- the LOC127739662 gene encoding serpin-ZXA-like, whose amino-acid sequence MDTLDGDFHLLDGGGSVKVPFMDGSHHYYAIAHHYQDFKVLSLNYREARENVPNRRYTMHIFLPDEINGLPALVQKVCTESESLAKMLPSGHKILGMLKIPRFKLSFKVEASPMLKEMGLVLPFMEGAFTEIVEERAAYISDIIQKCIIEVNEEGTKAVAAARVQLPTTSSGRTTKKRPPRFNFIADHPFLFLIR is encoded by the exons ATGGATACACTGGATGGTGACTTTCATCTCTTAGATGGGGGTGGCTCAGTGAAGGTTCCCTTCATGGATGGAAGTCACCACTATTACGCCATTGCTCATCATTATCAAGATTTCAAGGTCCTCAGTCTTAATTACAGGGAAGCCAGAGAAAATGTGCCCAATAGGAGGTACACCATGCACATTTTTCTTCCGGATGAAATCAACGGCTTGCCGGCTTTGGTCCAAAAG gtgtgTACTGAATCTGAATCTCTTGCAAAGATGCTCCCGAGCGGTCATAAAATATTAGGTATGTTAAAGATCCCAAGATTTAAGTTATCTTTTAAGGTTGAGGCTTCTCCAATGTTAAAGGAGATGGGTTTGGTGTTACCATTCATGGAAGGAGCTTTCACTGAAATTGTGGAAGAGAGAGCTGCGTATATTTCTGACATTATCCAGAAATGCATCATTGAAGTGAACGAAGAAGGGACTAAAGCTGTTGCAGCTGCAAGGGTGCAATTACCTACGACTTCATCAGGAAGAACAACGAAGAAGCGTCCTCCTCGTTTTAACTTTATTGCAGACCATCCATTCTTGTTTCTGATTAGATAA
- the LOC107490215 gene encoding uncharacterized protein LOC107490215 yields the protein MTLLEYFDLFLFSACRYLSYPFAIYVHYQGCLISLVLAIGWALAAHIRNKERKRIKRSMDKGNSFAFLCHDINQLEHSNQVNLPRVTVIMPLKGFGEHNLHNWRSQLTSLYGGPLEFLLVVESRDDPAYNAVSELISEFGSAIDAKVIVAGLSTTCSQKIHNQLVGVEKMHKDSKYVLFLDDDVRLHPGTIGSLTYEMEKNPEIFIQTGYPLDLPSGSLGSYCIYEYHMPCSMGFATGGKTFFLWGGCMMMHAVDFRKDNYGVVSSLRYGGYSDDMTLSAVAGAHKKLVSSPPVAVFPHPLATDLNFARYWNYLRKQTFVLESYTFKVNQIMNRALFVVHCYLSWGFVAPFFMAVVHVVAALRLYMNGQSIEENAYVYGGVRLVGLLAGCTLLALFSMWNLTRIEVRLCNILSPEAPPLHLGSYNWCLVFLAMLVGNFLYTICAIRSHFSQSINWSGIRYYLKDGKVSRIERTQGTQDMHPVFTDLARKYLYGKKELAYKGSHANNHNKGKKRRQTKKYH from the exons ATGACTTTATTAGAGTATTTCGATTTGTTTCTCTTCTCTGCCTGTAGATACCTCTCCTATCCTTTCGCCATTTACGTTCATTATCAG GGATGTTTAATTTCCTTAGTTCTTGCTATTGGATGGGCCCTTGCTGCTCATATCAG GaacaaagagagaaaaagaataaagagaAGTATGGATAAGGGTAATAGTTTTGCTTTCCTTTGTCATGATATCAATCAACTTGAGCATTCCAATCAGGTTAATCTGCCAAGAGTGACAGTAATTATGCCCTTAAAAGGGTTTGGAGAGCACAATCTCCACAACTGGAGGAGTCAG TTAACATCACTTTATGGTGGCCCTCTAGAATTTCTGTTAGTGGTAGAAAGTAGAGATGACCCTGCTTACAATGCTGTATCAGAACTGATATCAGAATTTGGG AGTGCTATTGATGCTAAGGTTATTGTAGCTGGTTTGTCAACAACTTGTAGTCAAAAGATTCATAATCAGTTG GTTGGAGTGGAGAAAATGCACAAGGACAGCAAGTATGTATTGTTCTTGGATGATGATGTTAGGCTTCATCCTGGAACTATTGGAAGCCTAACTTATGAAATGGAAAAGAATCCTGAG ATATTTATTCAAACCGGATACCCTCTTGATTTACCATCCGGAAGTTTAGGAAGTTACTGCATCTACGAATACCATATG CCTTGTTCAATGGGATTTGCCACAGGTGGAAAAACATTCTTTCTTTGGGGAGGATGCATGATG ATGCATGCTGTGGACTTTAGGAAAGACAATTATGGCGTAGTCTCCAGTCTTCGATACGGTGGATATTCTGATGACATGACTCTTTCGGCCGTAGCTG GGGCTCACAAGAAGCTAGTTTCTTCTCCCCCAGTTGCTGTCTTTCCTCATCCCCTTGCAACTGATCTTAATTTTGCAAG GTATTGGAACTATTTGAGAAAACAAACATTTGTTTTGGAGTCATACACGTTCAAAGTGAATCAGATAATGAACCGTGCATTATTTGTTGTGCACTGCTATTTGTCATGGGGATTTGTAGCACCATTTTTTATGGCAGTGGTTCATGTTGTGGCAGCACTTAGACTTTACATGAATGGCCAATCAATTGAAGAAAATGCCTATGTTTATGGGG GAGTAAGATTGGTGGGCTTGCTAGCAGGATGCActcttcttgcccttttttCAATGTGGAACTTGACAAGGATAGAAGTTAGACTTTGCAATATATTGTCCCCAGAGGCACCCCCACTTCATCTAGGTTCCTATAACTGGTGTCTT GTGTTCCTAGCAATGTTGGTAGGTAACTTCCTATACACTATTTGCGCCATTCGCTCTCACTTCTCTCAATCTATCAATTGGTCTGGCATCAGATACTATTTGAAAGATGGTAAAGTCAGCAGG ATTGAGAGAACTCAAGGAACACAGGATATGCACCCAGTTTTCACAGACTTGGCAAGAAAATACTTGTATGGCAAGAAAGAGTTGGCTTATAAAGGCTCACATGCCAATAATCATAATAAGGGAAAGAAGAGGCGCCAAACAAAGAAATATCACtaa
- the LOC107490319 gene encoding senescence/dehydration-associated protein At4g35985, chloroplastic yields MGCNGSKSYEPEPYSREASMAPSGYSEQFSSRPKTKGLTHEILMQIPVCRVHLMDEGEALELAQGQFMIIKIMDDSVSLATIIRVGNELQWPLTKDEPVVKMDALHYLFTLPVKDGGEPLSYGVTFPEQCLGSMESLDSFLKEHSCFSGLKWSKEKSGDLDWKEFAPKVEDYNHFLAKAIAGGTGQIVKGIFMCSNAYTNQVHKGGESILSSGGDKRNGGMSIKSDDGTKNGKMNENLKRVRKLSNMTEKLSKSVLDGVGIMSGSVMAPVVKSQPGQAFLRMLPGEVLLASLDAVNKVFEAAEAAEKQTLSATSQAATRMVSNRYGEEAGEATEHVFATAGHAANTAWNVAKIRKAINPASSAATKGALRNAAKTNPSVRY; encoded by the exons ATGGGTTGCAATGGCTCAAAATCTTATGAACCAGAACCTTATTCCAGAGAAGCCTCCATGGCTCCTTCAGGTTATtctgaacaattctcatcaagGCCTAAAACCAAAGGCCTCACACATGAAATCTTGATGCAGATCCCAGTATGCAGGGTTCATCTGATGGATGAAGGAGAAGCTCTTGAGCTGGCTCAAGGCCAGTTTATGATCATCAAAATCATGGATGATAGTGTGTCTCTAGCCACCATCATAAGA GTTGGAAATGAACTTCAGTGGCCTTTGACAAAAGACGAGCCGGTGGTGAAGATGGATGCACTCCATTACCTATTCACCTTGCCTGTGAAAGATGGTGGTGAGCCCCTCAGCTACGGCGTAACATTCCCAGAGCAGTGCCTTGGGAGTATGGAGTCCCTGGATTCTTTTTTGAAGGAGCACTCTTGCTTTTCTGGATTGAAATGGAGTAAGGAGAAGAGTGGTGATCTTGATTGGAAGGAGTTTGCTCCGAAAGTTGAAGATTACAATCACTTTCTTGCCAAGGCAATTGCTGGAGGGACTGGTCAGATTGTTAAGGGTATCTTCATGTGCAGTAATGCTTACACCAACCAG GTCCACAAAGGAGGAGAAAGCATCCTAAGCAGTGGTGGAGATAAGAGAAATGGTGGCATGAGCATCAAGTCTGATGATGGAACAAAGAATGGGAAGATGAATGAAAACCTTAAACG GGTGAGAAAACTGTCGAATATGACAGAAAAATTAAGCAAATCAGTGCTTGATGGAGTTGGAATAATGAGTGGATCAGTGATGGCACCAGTCGTCAAATCGCAACCTGGACAAGCGTTTCTCAGGATGCTTCCTGGAGAAGTTTTGTTGGCCTCCCTTGATGCAGTCA ACAAAGTTTTTGAAGCAGCTGAAGCTGCTGAAAAACAGACTCTTTCTGCCACCTCCCAAGCTGCAACCAGAATGGTTTCCAATAG GTATGGAGAAGAAGCAGGTGAGGCTACAGAGCATGTGTTTGCAACTGCAGGACATGCTGCTAACACTGCTTGGAATGTGGCTAAGATACGGAAGGCCATTAATCCAGCTTCATCAGCAGCCACAAAAGGGGCACTAAGGAATGCTGCCAAGACTAATCCAAGTGTTAGATATTAA
- the LOC107490320 gene encoding proteasome subunit beta type-7-B: protein MAKSSIDLPPKGGFSFDLCRRNDMLQKKGLKPQSFLKTGTTIVGLIFQDGVILGADTRATEGPIVADKNCEKIHYMAPNIYCCGAGTAADTEAVTDMVSSQLQLHRYHTGRESRVVTALTLLKRHLFNYQGHVSAALVLGGVDVTGPHLHTIYPHGSTDTLPFATMGSGSLAAMSVFESKFKEGLTKDEGIKIVCEAILAGVFNDLGSGSNVDVCVITKGHKEYLRNHMQPNPRTYVNPKGFTFSKKTEVLATTITPLKEKVEVIEAGDAMEE, encoded by the exons ATGGCTAAGTCGTCCATCGATCTTCCTCCCAAGGGGGGTTTCAGTTTCGATCTCTGCAGAAGGAATGACATGCTTCAGAAGAAGGGTCTTAAGCCTCAGTCTTTTCTCAAGACAGGAACTACCATAGTCGGTTTGATTTTCCAG GATGGTGTCATTCTTGGAGCAGATACAAGGGCCACTGAGGGACCCATAGTTGCTGATAAAAACTGTGAGAAAATTCATTATATGGCACCAAACATATATTGCTGTGGAGCAGGCACTGCTGCTGATACAGAGGCTGTAACTG ACATGGTTAGTTCACAGCTGCAATTGCATCGTTACCATACTGGTCGAGAATCAAGAGTTGTTACAGCACTGACCCTTCTAAAGAGACATCTTTTCAA TTACCAAGGTCATGTCTCAGCTGCATTAGTGCTTGGTGGGGttgatgtcactggaccacatTTGCACACG ATATATCCACATGGATCAACTGACACGCTCCCATTTGCGACAATGGGTTCTGGTTCCCTTGCTGCAATGTCAGTATTTGAGTCTAAATTCAAGGAGGGCTTAACT AAGGATGAAGGAATAAAGATAGTATGTGAGGCAATACTTGCTGGTGTGTTTAATGACTTGGGAAGTGGAAGTAATGTTGATGTTTGTGTAATAACCAAG GGGCACAAGGAGTATCTTAGGAACCACATGCAGCCAAATCCTCGAACTTATGTTAATCCAAAGGGCTTTACCTTCTCGAAAAAGACTG AGGTTCTTGCAACAACGATTACCCCACTGAAGGAGAAGGTGGAAGTGATTGAAGCAGGAGATGCTATGGAAGAGTAG